CGAAAAGTGTCCATATAGTTAACAAGATTCTCAAGGCTTTTAAGGAGGGCAAAAAAGACGTCGCAGAGTTCTGGATTCAGATGGGGGGAAGATTTATACATATCCGCTATTTTGCGGTCAGAAATGAAAATGGAGAATACTTGGGAACACTTGAAGTTGTTCAGGATGTGACTGAAATCAGAAAACTTGAAGGAGAGAAAAGGCTTTTAGACTGGAGGGACTAAATGTGATTGTTGTAAAAGCGGAAGAGGCTGAGCGAATTGACAACCCTCATGGGGTTGATGTTAAAAAGCTGATTGGTATGGAAAATGTCCAGATACTTCACATAACGCTGAAGCCAGGGGAAGGACTTAAAAAGCACGCTATCCCTGTGGATGCCTTCCTGTACGTCATAAAGGGCAAAGGGGTGGTTGAAGTAGGGGAGGAGAAAGAGGAGATTAGAAAGGCAACCCTCGTTTACCTTCCAAAGGAGATCTCCCACAGCGTTGAGAACACGGGAAGTCTGGAGATGAAGTTTCTTGTTATTAAGGTGGGATAAATGAGAGAAAAAGCAGAGATATTTAAAAGAAGGGTTGAGAAGTTTCAAAGGCTCTTAAAGGAAAATGAGATAGATGGAGCTGTTATAAGGACACTCTCCACCTTTATTTACTTCACAGGCACCAAATGGCTCCGTCCGAGCCTCCTCATTCCGGCCGAAGGAGAGCCGGTGGTTATTGTTGCCAAAGGTGAGAAGGAGCTCTTCATGCAGAAGAGCTGGATTGCAAACGTTGAGGAGTTCCAAAAGACGGAAGATCTGATGGCAATGGTGACGATGTGGATTGCAAAGAACGGCTACAGCACCATCGGCATGGA
Above is a genomic segment from Thermococcus sp. SY098 containing:
- a CDS encoding cupin domain-containing protein, whose product is MIVVKAEEAERIDNPHGVDVKKLIGMENVQILHITLKPGEGLKKHAIPVDAFLYVIKGKGVVEVGEEKEEIRKATLVYLPKEISHSVENTGSLEMKFLVIKVG